Genomic segment of Cronobacter dublinensis subsp. dublinensis LMG 23823:
ATGTCAGATAGCACGTAGCGCGAATAATCGGTGTTAAGAAAAACCGATCCCGCGCCGACGAAGGGCTCGATAAGACACTCCCCTTCAGGGAGGTGACGTTTGATATCGTCGAGCAGGGGGTATTTCCCCCCTGCCCATTTAAGAAAAGCGCGATATTTTTTCATGCTGCCTGATTAATTCATACCTTCCCACGCTGTGGAGGAGGCTCCGACAGCATACTGCGCTTTACTCATTACTTCAGATCGGCCTGGACCTGGTGAATCGGCTTAGCCCACGGGTTTTTCGCCTGAACGTCCGCCGGCAGCGAAGAGACAGCGCGTTTCGCTTCGTCTTTCGAGCCATACACGCCGCTCACCAGCACATACCATGGCTGACCATTACGGGTGGTCTGGTAGACCACGTAGTTTTTCAGATTCTCTTTTTTCGCCCACGAATTCAGATTGTTGTAGTTCGAAGAACTGCTCAGCTGAAGCGTGTAGTGGCTGCCCGGCGCGGATTTGAGCGCGCCAACGTTACCCGCGCTCGCGCCGCCTGCCGGAGCGGAAGGCTGGCTCGCCGCAGGTGTGCTGCTCTTCGGCGCCGTTGCGGCACTTGAGGCTGGCGCTGCGGTTGAAGCAGGCGCTTTCACCGGAGCGGAAGCGGTGCCGGTCGCAGGCTCGCTGCGTTTCGGCGCGCTGGCCGGTTTCTGTTCCGCCGCGGTGGTTTTCGCAGGTGCCTGCTGCGGTTTGCTCTGGGTGGTCTGCGTTTTACGCGGCTCAGCCTCAATTACCATCTGCTTACGCTCAGGACGCGTGGTACTGCCGTTGTGGCGCGCAGGCGTCTGGGCCCCAGCGGCGTCGCGCGGTTGCTGCGTCGCAGCGGCGTTGCCGTTTACCGGTGCCACGGTTGCAGGCTCGGTCGGCAGCGTCGAACCCGACACCGCGTTATCAATCTGGCCTTGCTGCTGCGTCAGGGCGTTGTTCAGTTCGCCCGGCACTTCGACACGCTGCTGGCCTTCCGGCGCGGACGGTGTCTGGGCCTGAGTCGGCGTAGAAGAGACCGGCGGCAGCGAAATATCCTGCGGCGAATTGCCGGTAGTCTGGTTCGCGGCGGAAGTGTCGCCCGGCTGCGGCTGCGCACCGTTAGCCTGATCGGACGGATTACCGGCGTTACCGGACAGATCGATGTTTTTCTGGGTATTTTGCGCCTGCGCGTCATCCGCTTTGTTAGCGTCCGGGCCTTTCAGCGCCGAACCGATGCCGATAATCAGCAGCACGAGCACCAGAATACCGAGCGCCATCATCAGATGCTGGCGAGAAATGGGCCCTTTCGGGGGCGCTTTTTTACGCTTGCGCGGGCGACGTTCCTGAACCTCGTCATCGGCCAGCGATTCATCCGCTTCGTAAGTTTCTTCCGTCTGCGCGCGACGCGTACGCGCCGGGCGACGATCTTCTGCGTCGAGATCAACGTCATCAATGTTGATTTGCGGTTCGTTGTCGAACTCAGCAGGTTTACGAGAACGACCAGGACGACGATCGCTGGGATCGGGTTTCAGCTCGTCTTCTGGTTTGAATTCATCCATTTAACACCCCACTCGAAGGCTCAGTGCGGCCTGCGCCACGCTATTGCCCGATAGTAAAAACGCCATCGCTGGCGAACAGTACTTTTTAATGATCACGCCTGCTGACAGTCAGCAATCGCGCTTAAGACCAGATCGTGCGGCACTCCGCCGCGCACTTCACTCTTCCCGATAGCCAGCGGCAGCACTAAGCGCAGCTCGCCAGCCAGAACTTTTTTGTCGCGCATCATGTGCGGCAGATAGGCCTCAGCCGTCATCGACGCCGGGCCTGTGACCGGCAGGCCAGCGCGTTTAAGGAGCGCGATAATACGCTCGACATCCTGCGCCTCAAACTGCCCAAGACGCTGCGCGGCGCGCGCCGCCATGACCATACCCGCAGCCACGGCTTCGCCATGCAGCCAGTTGCCGTAGCCCATTTCCGCTTCGATAGCGTGACCAAAAGTATGGCCCAGGTTCAGCAAGGCACGCATGCCGGTTTCGCGCTCATCCGCCGCCACGACATCGGCTTTAATCTCGCAGCAGCGACGAATGCAGTAGGCCATCGCCGCGCCATCAAGCGCCAGCAGCGCGTCGATATGCTCTTCCAGCCACAGGAAGAAATCGTGGTCGAGGATGATGCCATATTTGATAACTTCCGCGAGACCGGAGGAGAGCTCGCGCGCAGGCAGGGTTTTCAGACAGTCGAGATCGACCACCACAGAGGCGGGCTGCCAGAAGGCGCCTATCATGTTTTTGCCGAGCGGATGGTTAACGGCGGTTTTGCCGCCAACGGAGGAGTCAACCTGTGAAAGCAGGGTCGTCGGCACCTGGATAAAACGCACGCCGCGCTGATAGCAGGCAGCGGCAAATCCGGTGAGATCGCCGATGACGCCGCCACCGAGCGCGATAAGCGTGGTATCGCGGCCGTGCGGTTTTTCCAGCAGGGCGCTGAACACGGTTTCCAGCACGGCCAGGCTTTTGTACTGCTCGCCGTCCGGCAGGATCACCTGGTCAACCTTCACGCCAGCCTGTTCCAGCGTAGCGCGGACGCTATTCAGCCACAGCGGCGCCAGCGTTTCATTGGTGACCAACATCGTCTGGTCACCTGCACGCAAAGGCCAAAAGGAAGCCGGATCGTTGAACAATCCGGCTGCGATGGTGATAGGGTAACTACGTTCCCCGAGAGTAACCGTTAACCTCTCCATGACGTTCAGTAACCTTCTGTGCTTTTACCCGCAGGTGAGTAAGGATTTCGCCGGAATCAGTTGTTTTCCAGCATATGGATAATCTGGTTCGCCACGACTTTTGCGCTCTGATCGTCAGTACGGATAGTGACGTCGGCAATCTCTTCATACAGCGGATTACGTTCGTTAGCGAGCGCTTCGAGCACTTCACGCGGCGGCGTATCAACCTGCAACAGCGGGCGTTTTTTATCGCGCTGAGTACGGGCCAGCTGCTTTTCGATAGTGGTTTCCAGATAGACCACCACGCCACGCGCGGAGAGACGATTGCGGGTTTCACGGGATTTGACAGAGCCACCGCCGGTCGCCAGTACAATACCCTGTTTTTCCGTCAGCTCATTGATGACTTTTTCTTCGCGATCACGGAAACCTTCTTCGCCTTCTACATCGAAGACCCAGCCGACATCAGCTCCGGTACGTTTTTCGATCTCCTGGTCGGAGTCGTAAAATTCCATGTTGAGCTGTTGTGCTAACTGACGCCCAATAGTGCTTTTGCCAGCACCCATAGGCCCAACCAGAAAGATATTGCGTTTCTCTGCCATTTTTTCGGTACTACTAAGACAATTCGTTGATGATAAACCCGCGAGCAATAACCCTGAGCTGCGGGAAATGAACTGAAACCTCTTAAGCGATAGTGCGAGAGTCAGATCAAAAATTATCTCAACACTCAAGGTAGTTTGGCAACCGAATAAATCACCGCGTCTGACGCACAGGAGTGAAAAAACAACAACGGATGCTCCGCCTCCGACCGACTCTCAAATCGGTACTCCTTGTATGCTAATTCCACCCCGGCGTCAAACATCCGGCGACGATAATGGCTAAAAACTCCCATACGGATCAGGCGCCGTTTATAATATGTGGCGTAATAAACACGACCAGTTCGCGTTTTTCGTTGCCTTTCCCGTCATGACGAAACAGGCTGCCGAAGAGCGGAATATTTCCCAATAACGGCACCTGTTCATTCCCGGCTTTATTTTTTTGCTGGAAAATACCGCCAAGCGCCAGCGTTTCGCCGTCTTTTACTTCCACCTGGGTTTCAATCTCTTGTTTATCAATGGCTAATACTTCGCCATCGGCCTGTTGCAGCGCCTGTCCCGGCATATTCTGGCTAATGCGAAGCTTAAGCCGGATGCGCCCGCCCTGTCCGATAGTCGGCGTCACCTCCATACCCAGTACCGCCTCTTTAAACTCCACCGAGGTCGCGCCGCTTTCGCCGCTCGATACCTGATACGGGATTTCGCTGCCCTGCTTAATACTGGCAGGCTGCTGGTGCGCGGCAAGCAGACGCGGGCTCGCGATGATCTCCACCTTCTGTTTTTGCTCCAGCGCCGACAGCTCAAACTCCAGCATACGTCCGTCGATGCGCCCGATATTAAAGCCAAGCCGGGTCGTGGCATCGGCGACCGCCAGATCGGCGGAAATAGTCGTGGGATGATAAAGCTTCGTAGCGCCTTCGGCGTCCGCCGTGCTCCACTTAACGCCCAGTTCACGCAGGCTCTGCTGGTTAATCGTCACGATATGCGCCGCCAGCTCCACCTGCCCGACGGGAATATCCATCTTCGCGACCCACTCCTGAACCTGGCGCAGCGCGCCGGCGGTGTCACGGATCAGCAGGCGATTGGTACGTTTGTCCACCGTGACGCTGCCGCGCGGCGTCATGAGTTTATCGCCGAGCGCAGCGAGCGACGTGGCAAGCTCCGCCGCCTCGGCATAACGCAGCGTGACGGTCTCGCTGACGAGCGGCAGATTCAGCGCCTGCTGCTGGCGCGACGCCTCGCGCTGAGCGAGTTTTTGCTGCTCCCAGGCCTCTGGGTAGACGCGCAAAATGTTGTTCTCTTTTTGCCAGCGCAGGCGCGCGCTCTCCGCCACCATCTGAAACGCCTGTTGCCAGGGCACATTCTGCAGATGCAGCGAGACGACGCCCTCAACACCCGGCGCGATCACCAGATTCAGCTGTTCGCTTTCCGCAAGCGCCTGCAAAAGCTGCACGACCGGCGTCTCATCCGCGGTCAGGGATACGCCCTGGCTCGCGGGCGCGGCGCAGGTGATGTTCGCTGCGAGTAATAATAAAGGAAGGGATTTCCTTATCATGTTGCGCCTCCTTAAGTG
This window contains:
- the damX gene encoding cell division protein DamX → MDEFKPEDELKPDPSDRRPGRSRKPAEFDNEPQINIDDVDLDAEDRRPARTRRAQTEETYEADESLADDEVQERRPRKRKKAPPKGPISRQHLMMALGILVLVLLIIGIGSALKGPDANKADDAQAQNTQKNIDLSGNAGNPSDQANGAQPQPGDTSAANQTTGNSPQDISLPPVSSTPTQAQTPSAPEGQQRVEVPGELNNALTQQQGQIDNAVSGSTLPTEPATVAPVNGNAAATQQPRDAAGAQTPARHNGSTTRPERKQMVIEAEPRKTQTTQSKPQQAPAKTTAAEQKPASAPKRSEPATGTASAPVKAPASTAAPASSAATAPKSSTPAASQPSAPAGGASAGNVGALKSAPGSHYTLQLSSSSNYNNLNSWAKKENLKNYVVYQTTRNGQPWYVLVSGVYGSKDEAKRAVSSLPADVQAKNPWAKPIHQVQADLK
- the aroB gene encoding 3-dehydroquinate synthase: MERLTVTLGERSYPITIAAGLFNDPASFWPLRAGDQTMLVTNETLAPLWLNSVRATLEQAGVKVDQVILPDGEQYKSLAVLETVFSALLEKPHGRDTTLIALGGGVIGDLTGFAAACYQRGVRFIQVPTTLLSQVDSSVGGKTAVNHPLGKNMIGAFWQPASVVVDLDCLKTLPARELSSGLAEVIKYGIILDHDFFLWLEEHIDALLALDGAAMAYCIRRCCEIKADVVAADERETGMRALLNLGHTFGHAIEAEMGYGNWLHGEAVAAGMVMAARAAQRLGQFEAQDVERIIALLKRAGLPVTGPASMTAEAYLPHMMRDKKVLAGELRLVLPLAIGKSEVRGGVPHDLVLSAIADCQQA
- the aroK gene encoding shikimate kinase AroK; translated protein: MAEKRNIFLVGPMGAGKSTIGRQLAQQLNMEFYDSDQEIEKRTGADVGWVFDVEGEEGFRDREEKVINELTEKQGIVLATGGGSVKSRETRNRLSARGVVVYLETTIEKQLARTQRDKKRPLLQVDTPPREVLEALANERNPLYEEIADVTIRTDDQSAKVVANQIIHMLENN
- the hofQ gene encoding DNA uptake porin HofQ, which encodes MIRKSLPLLLLAANITCAAPASQGVSLTADETPVVQLLQALAESEQLNLVIAPGVEGVVSLHLQNVPWQQAFQMVAESARLRWQKENNILRVYPEAWEQQKLAQREASRQQQALNLPLVSETVTLRYAEAAELATSLAALGDKLMTPRGSVTVDKRTNRLLIRDTAGALRQVQEWVAKMDIPVGQVELAAHIVTINQQSLRELGVKWSTADAEGATKLYHPTTISADLAVADATTRLGFNIGRIDGRMLEFELSALEQKQKVEIIASPRLLAAHQQPASIKQGSEIPYQVSSGESGATSVEFKEAVLGMEVTPTIGQGGRIRLKLRISQNMPGQALQQADGEVLAIDKQEIETQVEVKDGETLALGGIFQQKNKAGNEQVPLLGNIPLFGSLFRHDGKGNEKRELVVFITPHIINGA